In Quercus lobata isolate SW786 chromosome 12, ValleyOak3.0 Primary Assembly, whole genome shotgun sequence, a genomic segment contains:
- the LOC115971431 gene encoding L-arabinokinase-like isoform X2, with product MKKQRNTLLKIHPNRRWAAFVAGLILVLMTELGVRFEDSISMLVYSAVPEGKAVSSSASVEFASMAAIAAARGLNICPRDLALLCQKVENHIVGAPCGVMDQMTSACGEANKLLAMVCQPAEMVGLVEIPSHIRFWGIDSGIRHSIGGADYGSVRVVIYMG from the exons ATGAAAAAGCAAAGGAATACTTTGCTAAAGATCCATCCGAATCGCAG GTGGGCAGCTTTTGTTGCGGGGTTGATTCTGGTTTTAATGACAGAGTTAGGTGTTCGCTTTGAGGATAGTATCAGTATGCTG GTTTATTCTGCTGTCCCAGAAGGCAAAGCTGTATCATCTTCTGCTTCTGTGGAGTTTGCTAGCATGGCTGCCATAGCTGCTGCTcgtg GATTAAACATCTGTCCTCGAGATCTTGCTTTGCTCTGCCAAAAG gTTGAGAATCACATTGTTGGAGCTCCATGTGGTGTGATGGACCAGATGACTTCAGCATGTGGTGAAGCCAACAAACTTCTTGCAATGGTGTGCCAG CCTGCTGAGATGGTTGGGCTTGTAGAAATTCCCTCCCATATCCGATTTTGGGGAATTGATTCAGGAATAAGACATAG CATTGGTGGTGCAGACTACGGATCCGTCAGAGTTGTTATTTATATGGGTTGA